A section of the Humulus lupulus chromosome 2, drHumLupu1.1, whole genome shotgun sequence genome encodes:
- the LOC133819634 gene encoding kinesin-like protein KIN-12C isoform X1, protein MTKERSNFRLEANENEFETENEVGIHFPPPRTPLNTIADPAQFHSRRHSYSDRKLDYGNATPPRPSASGRGAGAGPKAKTASKVALLSSSSSSSSSCEVELPHFELQHDSTFWADHNVQVLIRIRPLSRVESHATCLRQESPHTLVWLGHPETRFTFDHVASPTISQETLFRVAGLPMVENCLSGYNACMFAYGQTGSGKTYTMMGEISQIQENLNLDSGLTPRIFEYLFTRISAEEESRREEQLKYSCKCSFLEIYNEQITDLLEPSSTNLQLREDLNKGVYVENLTEYNVRNVNDVVKLLLQGAANRKVAATRMNSESSRSHSVFTCTIESRWTKDSLAHFRFARLNLVDLAGSERQKSSGAEGDRLKEAANINKSLSTLGLVIMSLVDLAHGKHRHVPYRDSRLTFLLQDSLGGNSKTTIIANVSPSICSANETLSTLKFAQRAKLIQNNAKVNEDASGDINALQRQIQQLKGQLSFLMKDNHISKSLPSFVPSAKESRFSDMSEEYDSLGDNTESYNQVIHPVENKIKTLEANLCGALRREKISETAMRKLEDELENMKCLARQREEDAQHSKIMLRFREEEIKRLELLTNGKLSAEKYLVEENKVLMEEIQLLRAEMNRNPESTQNSVENNRLREQLQTFQNFYEHGERETLIAEVSELRNQLLGMLEEKVPLCRFTKNQDEDASKELEACRIMNSKLMRDVEELQTELRKNLNCNQAASDSVKSISMQSDVNEMASYIQTNDKALQNEFLGLNDLDSKDNGLVKESNKDTERMVLQAKLDRMTKDLEEVRLLNNHFQEEKMLQFSCNQTAELVREQVEMETARTILQLQEEVDAIQCKLDEKLFIMTQENAKLRNIIATKEEEIMVVNTEWEKATLELTGFLADGSRSLKSVSNQIESIAHSFPQANLHISEHVQTAARIYIEKEESILHLKKSLEDAQNTVIDMVQKLSSLKGATLALTEFPQSDNDAICKEHVSMLLNDKINMVKLLEEKLNFKEAQVNEAEKCATLASIVMSWLFENEKVAHKNEAKCINPPAEMANLEISKAFAVEDVMAEAESMGLEIFESEKATMELKDQCKNFDYSTDDTPSMKAYNYQNFNNQCHILHQIQDELTKANYRLKVIEDFVHAEVNVLESSATYDDVVHADVWSSDCSSSSSDFSIESVASGNMSDASSPISSSTLPNKQTGKMMLTIEVPTPTSDHQHLESSNMPLEFDEATNLHLKKELIVLIDAFDLLHIRVVTLYNSLEFGVCSDQEGFKQFIPSSESTLEKANVYSDYTRKVPADEKNEHARRFITKFEEAHATIKEADFMLNALVKANENAIQLTGVWKHTGEELMIERANLIKEVEHLKSTILVKENENKLLHDEANCSLVEIASSLSSLEECYMQLKSDEEKLTATYSDVFSMGMEMLNFISNSRSFLEDIGLEIVGKNFAAFVLYQCCVGGLINKIPSLNVETDLHLFSHQESNALVNELQSICSDDGNKIMVTSNKLVGEGVQREVNSSMEGNDMCSSNDYMINENIALKKELKRKEVVLEGLLFDFSLLQELTSDKKEIKEESDKIVCSLSQVQLELEAKTRQLDEMLVQHRKLEGRLIGTEEALVMLNSNLADANDIIDSLSEQNAELKMILKELYLNKSEVERQLEEQKEIVNSLEEEVLQLTSSIDKKIEDNLRRVTSEKDQLQDEVQSLIDKVEMAYALVDEKEAMIIEARQVSEACKIYAEQKEDEVKILERSIEELESTINVLEKKVFEMDDEVERHRLSRDSLELELKALKQRLLNVENLTEDVDSENSNVEHSENQIYRQLHNKALELHQAQTRIKLLEEERAEQDKEINQHKEYISELMLHADAQASQYQQKYKTLEAMVHEVKIDSMSSTLNKAEKSSVRTRGSSSPFKCISSIVQQMNSERDQELSTAKFRIEELEAIAASRQKEVCMLNTRLAAAESMTHDVIRDLLGVKLDMSNFANLMDHYQIKKLVEDVHQQTEDFMEKEEELVRLRKQIKDLNEERESCKLEINMKEDDLLSAQITVEQLQERESFLSTQNEMLKRDKNNLKTTIAELDEMVKALLGTKSKQEPTHTHPTSLTKQKKLKSVDGDFSKRLEQSEKLLSRVNGELAQYYKSHGAGTSYNSKQKNQIG, encoded by the exons ATGACGAAAGAACGCTCCAATTTCCGATTGGAAGCGAACGAGAACGAATTCGAGACCGAGAACGAGGTTGGGATTCACTTTCCGCCTCCTCGAACGCCTCTCAACACCATCGCCGATCCAGCTCAGTTCCATTCCCGTCGACATTCCTATTCCGATAGAAAGCTCGATTACGGCAACGCCACTCCTCCAAGGCCTTCCGCTTCCGGTCGTGGAGCTGGAGCTGGACCGAAGGCGAAGACTGCCTCTAAAGTTGCGCTGTTATCATCATCGTCGTCGTCTTCTTCTTCATGTGAGGTCGAATTGCCGCATTTTGAGCTCCAACATGATTCTACTTTCTGGGCCGATCACAATGTGCAGGTTTTGATTCGAATTCGGCCTCTGAGTAGGGTGGAGAGCCACGCTACTTGTTTGAGGCAGGAATCGCCACACACTTTGGTTTGGCTTGGTCATCCCGAAACTCGATTTACCTTTGATCATGTTGCTTCCCCCACTATCTCACAG GAAACCCTCTTCCGGGTTGCTGGCCTTCCCATGGTGGAGAATTGCTTGTCTGGTTACAATGCTTGTATGTTTGCTTACGGTCAG ACCGGCAGCGGAAAAACCTATACCATGATGGGGGAGATATCCCAGATTCAAGAAAACCTCAATCTAGATTCTGGTCTAACTCCCCGCATTTTCGAATATTTGTTTACAAGGATTTCTGCG GAGGAAGAAAGCAGAAGAGAGGAACAGTTGAAGTACAGCTGTAAATGTTCCTTTCTCGAGATATACAACGAGCAAATTACTGATCTTTTGGAGCCTTCTTCAACTAATTTGCAA CTCAGAGAAGACTTGAACAAAGGTGTATATGTAGAAAACCTTACAGAGTACAATGTCAGGAACGTTAATGATGTGGTCAAGCTTTTGCTGCAG GGTGCTGCAAACAGAAAAGTGGCAGCCACACGTATGAACAGTGAGAGCAGCCGATCCCACAGTGTTTTCACTTGTACAATTGAGAGCCGCTGGACTAAGGATTCTTTGGCCCATTTTAGATTTGCCAGGTTGAATTTAGTAGATCTAGCTGGTTCTGAGAG GCAGAAAAGCTCTGGCGCAGAAGGAGATCGCTTAAAGGAGGCAGCAAACATCAACAAATCTTTATCAACACTTGG CTTGGTGATAATGTCTCTAGTGGATTTGGCACATGGGAAACATAGACATGTTCCCTACAGAGATTCAAGACTTACATTTCTACTTCAG GACTCTCTTGGTGGAAACTCCAAAACCACTATTATTGCAAATGTCAGCCCATCTATATG TTCGGCTAATGAAACACTTAGCACTCTAAAGTTTGCTCAGCGTGCCAAACTTATTCAGAATAAT GCTAAAGTGAACGAAGATGCTTCAGGTGACATAAATGCCCTTCAGCGGCAAATCCAACAGTTAAAG gGTCAGTTGTCCTTTCTAATGAAGGATAACCACATTTCAAAGTCTTTGCCAAGTTTTGTGCCAAGTGCTAAAGAATCTAGATTCAGTGACATGTCTGAGGAATATGATTCTCTAGGGGACAACACGGAGTCTTATAATCAAGTGATTCATCCTGTTGAAAACAAG ATAAAAACTTTGGAAGCTAATTTATGTGGGGCGTTAAGGAGAGAAAAAATATCAGAGACTGCAATGCGAAAGTTAGAGGATGAACTTGAAAACATGAAATGTTTG GCACGCCAAAGAGAAGAGGATGCTCAACACAGCAAAATTATGTTAAGGTTTCGGGAAGAAGAAATTAAACGACTTGAATTATTGACAAATGGAAAGTTGTCTGCTGAGAAGTATCTTGTAGAAGAAAATAAGGTTTTAATGGAAGAGATTCAGCTGCTTCGAGCAGAAATGAATAGAAATCCAGAATCCACCCAGAACTCTGTTGAAAATAATAGACTTCGAGAGCAATTACAAAC TTTCCAAAACTTTTATGAACATGGAGAGCGAGAAACATTGATAGCTGAAGTGTCAGAATTACGCAATCAG CTTCTTGGTATGTTGGAAGAAAAGGTTCCATTATGCAGATTTACTAAAAATCAG GATGAGGATGCATCAAAGGAATTAGAAGCTTGCAGGATTATGAATTCCAAATTAATGAG AGATGTTGAAGAACTACAAACAGAACTGAGAAAGAATCTGAATTGTAATCAAGCTGCCTCTGATTCT GTTAAGAGCATATCAATGCAAAGTGATGTAAATGAGATGGCATCTTATATCCAAACAAATGACAAGGCTTTGCAAAATGAATTCTTGGGACTTAATGATTTAGATAGTAAAGACAATGGCCTGGTAAAAGAAAGCAACAAAGATACTGAAAGAATGGTGTTACAAGCTAAGTTGGACAGAATGACCAAGGATCTAGAAGAAGTTAGGCTACTAAATAACCATTTTCAAGAAGAGAAAATGTTGCAGTTTTCTTGCAACCAAACAGCTGAACTAGTTCGTGAACAAGTTGAGATGGAGACAGCGAGAACAATTCTTCAATTACAAGAAGAGGTTGATGCAATTCAATGCAAGCTTGATGAGAAATTATTTATTATGACTCAAGAAAATGCAAAGCTACgaaatattatagcaactaaagaGGAAGAAATTATGGTAGTGAATACAGAGTGGGAAAAGGCAACCTTAGAGCTAACAGGATTCCTTGCTGATGGTTCTAGATCCCTAAAAAGTGTCTCCAACCAAATAGAAAGTATTGCTCATTCATTTCCCCAAGCTAATCTTCATATTAGCGAACATGTCCAGACAGCTGCTAGAATTTACATTGAGAAGGAAGAATCAATTCTGCATCTGAAGAAGAGCTTGGAAGATGCACAAAACACAGTAATTGACATGGTGCAAAAGCTGAGTTCCTTAAAAGGTGCAACATTGGCTTTAACTGAATTCCCACAGTCAGATAATGATGCAATCTGTAAAGAACATGTCAGCATGTTGTTGAATGATAAGATCAACATGGTTAAGCTGTTAGAGGAAAAACTCAATTTCAAAGAGGCTCAGGTTAATGAAGCAGAAAAATGTGCTACTCTTGCTTCCATTGTAATGAGCTGGCTCTTTGAAAATGAAAAGGTTGCCCACAAAAATGAAGCAAAATGTATTAACCCTCCTGCCGAAATGGCCAATCTTGAAATATCAAAGGCTTTTGCAGTGGAAGATGTTATGGCCGAAGCTGAGTCGATGGGGTTAGAAATATTTGAATCTGAAAAGGCTACGATGGAACTGAAAGATCAATGCAAGAATTTCGACTATAGCACAGATGATACACCATCAATGAAAGCATACAATTATCAGAACTTCAACAATCAGTGCCACATACTGCATCAAATACAAGACGAACTTACTAAAGCAAACTACAGACTGAAAGTAATTGAAGATTTCGTTCATGCTGAAGTAAATGTACTTGAATCCTCTGCAACTTACGACGATGTTGTACATGCAGATGTGTGGAGTTCTGATTGTTCTTCATCAAGCTCTGATTTCTCAATTGAAAGTGTAGCTTCGGGAAACATGTCAGATGCCTCTTCACCTATTTCCTCCTCTACTTTACCCAATAAACAAACTGGGAAAATGATGTTGACAATTGAAGTCCCAACGCCCACATCTGATCATCAACATTTAGAAAGTTCAAATATGCCTTTGGAATTTGACGAAGCAACAAATTTACACCTTAAAAAAGAACTTATAGTGCTAATTGATGCTTTTGACCTGCTACATATTCGTGTAGTCACACTTTATAATAGTTTGGAGTTTGGAGTTTGTTCAGACCAAGAAG GTTTCAAACAGTTTATTCCTTCCTCTGAGTCGACATTGGAGAAAGCTAATGTGTATTCTGATTATACTAGAAAG GTACCGGCTGATGAAAAAAATGAGCATGCTAGAAGATTCATCACCAAATTTGAGGAAGCCCACGCTACAATAAAGGAAGCCGATTTTATGTTAAATGCTTTGGTGAAGGCAAATGAAAATGCAATACAGTTGACTGGTGTTTGGAAACACACAGGTGAGGAATTGATGATAGAGCGAGCAAATTTGATCAAAGAAGTTGAACATTTGAAATCTACAATACTTGTGAAAGAAAATGAGAATAAATTACTTCATGATGAAGCAAATTGTAGTTTGGTAGAGATTGCAAGCTCACTGTCTTCACTCGAAGAATGTTATATGCAATTGAAAAGTGATGAGGAGAAATTAACAGCAACATACTCTGATGTCTTTTCTATGGGAATGGAGATGTTAAACTTCATAAGCAACTCAAGATCATTTCTAGAAGATATAGGCCTTGAGATTGTGGGGAAGAATTTTGCTGCATTTGTCCTATATCAATGTTGTGTTGGAGGGCTAATCAACAAAATCCCATCTTTGAATGTAGAAACTGATCTCCATCTATTCTCTCATCAAGAAAGCAATGCGCTAGTGAACGAGCTGCAAAGTATTTGTTCAGATGATGGTAATAAAATTATGGTTACTAGTAATAAGCTTGTTGGCGAAGGGGTTCAGAGAGAAGTAAACAGCAGCATGGAAGGCAATGATATGTGCTCATctaatgattatatgataaatgaGAATATAGCACTCAAGAAAGAATTGAAACGGAAAGAAGTTGTACTGGAGGGTTTGCTATTTGATTTTAGTTTGTTGCAGGAATTAACATCAGACAAAAAGGAGATCAAGGAAGAATCTGATAAAATTGTATGTTCTTTAAGTCAAGTTCAACTTGAACTAGAGGCTAAAACAAGACAACTTGATGAAATGTTGGTTCAGCATAGAAAACTTGAAGGTCGCCTAATTGGTACCGAAGAGGCTCTTGTTATGTTGAATTCCAATCTTGCTGATGCTAATGACATAATCGACAGCTTATCAGAGCAAAATGCTGAGTTGAAGATGATTCTAAAAGAACTCTATCTCAACAAATCAGAGGTTGAAAGACAACTGGAAGAACAGAAAGAGATAGTTAATAGTTTGGAAGAGGAGGTGCTTCAGCTCACTTCTTCAATagacaaaaaaattgaagataATTTAAGAAGGGTCACTAGTGAGAAAGATCAACTTCAAGACGAAGTTCAATCCTTGATCGATAAAGTTGAGATGGCCTATGCATTAGTTGATGAAAAAGAAGCTATGATAATTGAAGCTCGCCAG GTGTCTGAAGCATGTAAGATATATGCTGAACAGAAGGAAGACGAGGTTAAAATTTTAGAACGTTCTATTGAGGAGCTTGAGTCTACCATAAATGTACTCGAAAAGAAG gtGTTTGAGATGGATGATGAGGTAGAACGGCATCGGTTGAGCAGAGACTCGTTGGAATTGGAACTCAAAGCTCTAAAGCAGAGATTACTAAACGTTGAAAACTTAACAGAAGATGTGGATTCAGAAAACTCAAATGTTGAACATTCTGAAAATCAGATATACAG GCAACTACATAACAAAGCCTTGGAACTTCACCAAGCTCAAACTCGAATAAAGCTTCTTGAAGAGGAAAGAGCTGAACAAGATAAAGAG ATCAACCAACACAAGGAGTATATCAGTGAACTCATGTTGCATGCAGACGCCCAAGCTTCTCAATACCAACAAAAG TATAAGACATTGGAGGCCATGGTTCATGAAGTCAAAATAGATTCAATGAGTTCAACATTGAACAAAGCAGAGAAAAGCTCAGTAAGAACAAGGGGCTCCAGCTCACCATTCAAATGCATTTCGAGTATAGTTCAGCAGATGAATTCGGAGAGGGATCAGGAATTGTCAACAGCCAAGTTCCGTATTGAGGAGCTAGAGGCAATTGCTGCTAGTCGACAGAAAGAG GTGTGTATGCTGAATACAAGACTAGCTGCAGCAGAAAGCATGACACATGATGTGATTCGTGATTTGCTTGGTGTGAAATTGGACATGAGTAACTTTGCA AATTTGATGGACCATTACCAAATTAAGAAGCTTGTGGAGGATGTCCATCAGCAAACTGAAGACTTTATGGAAAAG GAGGAAGAACTTGTCCGCTTAAGGAAGCAAATTAAAGATCTAAATGAGGAAAGAGAAAG CTGCAAACTGGAAATAAATATGAAGGAAGACGATTTACTTAGTGCCCAGATAACTGTTGAACAACTCCAAGAACGGGAAAGCTTTCTTTCCACTCAGAATGAGATGCTGAAG AGAGACAAGAACAATCTGAAGACAACGATAGCAGAACTGGATGAAATGGTGAAGGCACTTCTTGGAACAAAATCTAAACAAGAGCCAACTCACACTCACCCAACGTCATTGACCAAG CAGAAGAAATTGAAATCGGTTGATGGTGATTTTAGCAAGAGGCTAGAACAGTCTGAAAAGCTTCTTTCTCGTGTAAACGGTGAACTTGCTCAGTACTATAAATCTCATGGCGCAGGAACAAGTTACAACAG CAAGCAGAAGAATCAGATTGGTTGA